One Granulicella sp. 5B5 DNA window includes the following coding sequences:
- the ligD gene encoding non-homologous end-joining DNA ligase: MAALNARTRSGAAENVAPPLALTHPGKVLDIESGLTKQALADYYTAVAERMLPHIAYRPVSLVRCPDGTKKSCFFQKHATDSLPASFERVDIRDKKTGELQPYITLSTKEALAALAQIGVLEIHPWGSCNTSLETPDRIVFDLDPDTTIAWRQLADTALEIRKRLLNAGLRSFLKTTGGKGLHVVAPILPEHDWQVVKSFAHNVVVEMEKDAPSLYLTTMSKAARKDKIFLDYLRNERGATAVAPYSPRARPGVTVSLPLSWKELESDVAPRFTVAGFAGWKARLRRDPWKEMLTLRQRLS, from the coding sequence GTGGCAGCACTGAACGCGCGGACAAGGTCAGGCGCTGCGGAGAATGTTGCGCCCCCTCTCGCTCTTACGCATCCAGGCAAAGTGCTCGATATAGAGAGCGGTTTGACCAAGCAGGCGCTGGCCGATTACTACACGGCGGTTGCAGAGCGCATGTTGCCGCACATTGCGTATCGGCCCGTGAGTCTGGTGCGATGCCCCGATGGCACGAAGAAGAGCTGCTTTTTCCAGAAGCACGCTACCGATTCTCTCCCCGCGAGCTTTGAACGAGTTGATATTCGCGATAAGAAGACCGGCGAGCTGCAGCCCTACATCACGCTTTCCACGAAGGAGGCGTTAGCAGCGCTCGCGCAGATAGGGGTGTTGGAGATCCATCCGTGGGGATCGTGTAACACGTCGCTGGAGACCCCGGACCGGATTGTGTTCGATCTCGATCCAGATACGACGATTGCATGGAGACAGCTTGCGGACACAGCGCTCGAGATCCGGAAGCGCTTGTTGAATGCGGGACTGCGTAGTTTTCTGAAGACGACAGGAGGGAAGGGACTGCACGTTGTTGCTCCGATATTGCCGGAGCACGATTGGCAAGTGGTGAAGTCGTTCGCTCACAACGTCGTTGTCGAGATGGAGAAGGATGCTCCGTCGCTGTATCTGACGACGATGTCCAAGGCGGCGCGCAAGGACAAGATCTTTCTGGATTATCTGCGGAATGAGCGAGGGGCGACGGCGGTTGCGCCGTACTCTCCGCGTGCGCGCCCGGGTGTGACGGTGTCGCTGCCTTTGAGCTGGAAGGAGCTGGAGTCAGACGTGGCTCCGCGGTTCACCGTCGCCGGGTTCGCCGGCTGGAAGGCGAGGCTCAGGCGCGATCCATGGAAGGAGATGCTCACGCTGCGCCAGCGGCTGAGTTGA
- the treY gene encoding malto-oligosyltrehalose synthase, which yields MTRLPSSTYRLQFRASFSFDDAVGVLEYLSSLGISHVYSSPYLQAAPGSTHGYDVADFDKVNLELGGAEGLERFATRLSELELGQILDIVPNHMALARNNPYWHDVLENGRRSRYADYFDIDWESGELRMRNKVLLPILGDQYGLVLKSGLIQLAYRAPHFEVLCGEEHLPISVGSISTILVPAAKIARSEKLGFLADAFDRLADREADNYEAVQKLYRDQRVLYSDLDQCLREDPAAAAAIQSSIAEINANIDTLDTLLQKQNYRLALWRTADQDLSYRRFFDVNSLIGVRVEDGRVFLSTHDLVLRWLRSGALDGVRVDHCDGLQNPQQYFERLRQEAPEAWIVAEKILARNETLPEEWPIAGTTGYEFANMVNGLLLSPQGLAKLDTLYNEIIGRATSYAAMVHDKKINVTQESLGSDVNRLTAIFLEICESDRDHRDYTRSEIRHAIQEISAALPVYRTYVVPDHPVRTFDAAVIATTISSAVRQRPDLDRRLFDFIADVLLLRRQGSLESTFLLHFQQFTSAVMAKGFEDTVLYCYNRLTGLNEVGSNPEKPLYTVDEFHKRNLQSQRRRYGTMVSLSTHDTKRSEDVRARLAVLSELPAIFRETVLSWFSMNEGAHSAGMPDANTEYLYYQTLIGAWPITADRAKAYMQKATREAKEQTSWTQPNKAFEDALNRFIDNTFDSPHFLRSLRSFVDRLQHAGRINSLTQTLLKYTVPGVPDLYQGSELWDHRLVDPDNRTPVDFALRNKLLSELDSLSPAQILKRMEEGLPKLWTIRQALRVRRDYPACFGPRGHYKRLLATGTKSDHIIGFLRGSKVLSCVPRLTDGIQSPQDWETTTIELPKGKWRNVLSAQSYRGGPASVAEIFSTFPVALLVKET from the coding sequence ATGACAAGGCTCCCATCTTCCACATATCGTCTGCAGTTCCGCGCGTCGTTCTCATTTGACGACGCGGTCGGTGTACTTGAGTACCTCTCGTCTCTTGGGATCTCGCACGTCTACTCTTCGCCCTATCTCCAGGCGGCCCCCGGCAGCACACACGGATATGATGTCGCCGACTTCGACAAAGTCAACCTTGAGCTAGGCGGTGCCGAAGGTCTCGAAAGGTTCGCAACACGGCTCAGTGAGTTGGAGCTGGGCCAGATCCTCGACATCGTGCCCAACCACATGGCACTGGCGCGCAACAATCCCTACTGGCACGACGTTCTCGAGAACGGACGCCGCAGCCGCTACGCCGACTACTTTGATATTGACTGGGAGTCTGGCGAACTGCGCATGCGCAACAAGGTTCTGCTGCCCATCCTCGGCGACCAATACGGCCTCGTGCTCAAATCCGGCCTCATTCAGTTGGCCTATCGCGCACCGCACTTTGAGGTCCTGTGCGGCGAAGAACATCTTCCCATCTCCGTCGGTTCGATCTCTACCATCCTCGTTCCAGCAGCAAAGATCGCACGCTCGGAAAAGCTCGGCTTCCTCGCGGATGCCTTTGATCGCCTCGCAGACCGCGAAGCGGACAACTACGAGGCCGTCCAGAAGCTCTATCGCGACCAGCGCGTCCTTTACTCCGACCTCGATCAATGCCTGCGCGAAGACCCTGCAGCGGCTGCCGCCATCCAAAGCAGCATCGCTGAAATCAATGCGAACATCGACACTCTCGACACACTCCTGCAAAAGCAGAACTACAGGCTTGCCCTCTGGCGCACCGCCGATCAGGACCTCAGCTACCGGCGCTTCTTCGACGTCAACTCGCTCATCGGCGTTCGCGTGGAAGATGGCCGCGTCTTCCTCTCCACACACGACCTCGTCCTGCGTTGGCTGCGCAGTGGTGCGCTCGACGGTGTCCGTGTCGATCACTGCGATGGCCTCCAGAACCCGCAGCAGTACTTCGAACGCCTGCGTCAGGAGGCTCCCGAAGCATGGATCGTCGCGGAGAAAATCCTTGCCCGCAACGAGACGCTCCCTGAAGAATGGCCCATCGCCGGCACCACGGGCTACGAGTTCGCCAACATGGTCAACGGCCTTCTCCTCTCCCCACAGGGCCTCGCTAAACTCGACACTCTCTACAACGAAATCATCGGTCGCGCCACCAGCTACGCTGCGATGGTCCACGATAAAAAGATCAACGTCACGCAGGAATCGCTTGGCAGCGATGTCAATCGTCTCACGGCCATCTTCCTCGAAATATGCGAATCCGACCGCGATCATCGCGACTACACGCGCTCTGAGATCCGCCACGCGATCCAGGAGATATCCGCGGCACTTCCCGTCTATCGCACCTACGTCGTGCCGGACCACCCTGTCCGCACCTTCGATGCTGCCGTCATCGCCACCACCATCAGCAGCGCAGTGCGTCAAAGGCCGGACCTCGACCGCCGCCTCTTCGATTTCATTGCAGACGTGCTGCTCCTGCGCCGCCAGGGCAGCCTCGAATCGACCTTCCTGCTTCACTTCCAGCAGTTCACCAGCGCAGTCATGGCCAAGGGCTTTGAGGACACAGTCCTTTACTGCTACAACCGCCTCACCGGTTTGAATGAGGTCGGCAGCAACCCCGAAAAGCCCCTTTACACAGTCGACGAGTTTCACAAGCGCAACCTGCAATCGCAGCGCCGCCGTTACGGCACCATGGTCTCGCTCTCCACGCACGATACCAAGCGCAGCGAAGACGTTCGCGCACGCCTCGCCGTGCTCAGTGAACTCCCTGCCATCTTCCGCGAAACCGTCCTATCCTGGTTCTCGATGAACGAAGGCGCACACTCCGCCGGCATGCCCGACGCCAACACAGAGTATCTCTACTATCAGACACTCATCGGCGCGTGGCCCATCACCGCCGACCGCGCCAAGGCCTACATGCAGAAGGCCACCCGCGAGGCCAAGGAGCAGACCTCCTGGACTCAGCCCAACAAAGCCTTCGAGGACGCTCTCAATCGCTTTATCGACAACACCTTCGACAGTCCACATTTTCTGCGCAGCCTGCGGTCTTTCGTCGATCGGCTACAACATGCCGGCCGCATCAACTCCCTCACGCAGACGCTGCTCAAGTACACCGTCCCCGGCGTCCCCGATCTCTATCAGGGTTCCGAGCTATGGGACCATCGTCTCGTCGATCCCGACAATCGGACACCTGTCGACTTCGCTCTGCGCAACAAACTGCTCAGCGAACTCGACTCCCTATCCCCTGCGCAGATCCTTAAACGCATGGAGGAGGGCCTGCCTAAACTCTGGACGATTCGCCAGGCCCTTCGCGTGCGCCGCGACTACCCTGCCTGCTTTGGTCCGCGCGGGCACTACAAGCGGCTCCTCGCCACCGGCACAAAGAGCGATCACATCATCGGATTCCTGCGCGGTTCAAAGGTGCTTTCCTGCGTACCGCGTCTCACCGACGGCATTCAGTCTCCTCAGGACTGGGAGACAACCACCATCGAGCTTCCCAAAGGCAAGTGGCGCAATGTGCTCTCCGCGCAGAGCTATCGCGGCGGCCCAGCGTCCGTGGCAGAGATCTTCTCAACCTTCCCGGTGGCCCTTCTCGTAAAGGAAACCTAG
- the treZ gene encoding malto-oligosyltrehalose trehalohydrolase translates to MHTFEVWAPRANSVAVQLGPRIHPMSPRDDRGWWSASIDAAQPGDDYGFRIDKDPAPYPDPRSLWQPHGVHGLSRILDHNAYAWSDKNWQPPSWPTAIIYELHIGTFTAEGTYNAAIARLPYLRELGITHVELMPLNAFSGRWGWGYDGVALFAPHAPYGTPDDLKHFVDSCHAEGLAVLLDVVYNHFGPDGNYTGLFGNYITDSHHTPWGGAINFEGAGSTEVRRFFCDNALMWLRDYHFDGLRLDAVHSYVDRSATHFLEQLADEVDALATQQHRSYTLIAESDLNDPRIVTPRSQHGYGIDAQWSDDFHHALFALLTGERQSYYADFGSLAQVAKSLTSAFVYDGQYSHFRQQNHGRPVGDLGGDHFLGYIQNHDQVGNRAHGDRIHTVAGVQKAKLAAAAVLTSPFIPMLFQGEEFAASSPFLYFADHEDPQLRKAVTEGRKREHAHDRDWSTVPDPEAPETYQNSKLNWSELQQPEHAQMLHWYRQLIQVRQTQPSLQSGSLAAVHTRYDEHAKWLIIDREEIQMLFNFSDSPVTLDITAVKPLLLSDPKVDITDGAITLPPQSFAALQQRYA, encoded by the coding sequence ATGCACACATTCGAAGTATGGGCGCCGCGCGCAAACTCCGTCGCAGTGCAACTCGGCCCGCGCATTCATCCAATGTCACCGCGCGACGATCGTGGTTGGTGGTCGGCCAGTATCGACGCAGCTCAACCTGGCGACGACTACGGCTTCCGCATCGACAAAGACCCTGCGCCATATCCTGACCCTCGCTCGCTCTGGCAGCCTCACGGAGTACATGGCCTCTCCCGCATCCTCGACCACAACGCGTACGCATGGTCTGACAAAAATTGGCAGCCGCCATCCTGGCCCACCGCCATCATCTACGAGCTGCACATCGGCACCTTCACCGCCGAAGGCACATACAACGCTGCCATCGCACGTCTTCCCTATCTGCGTGAACTCGGCATCACGCACGTCGAGCTCATGCCGCTCAACGCCTTCTCTGGCCGCTGGGGATGGGGCTACGACGGTGTCGCACTCTTCGCTCCGCACGCGCCATACGGCACACCAGACGACCTCAAGCACTTCGTCGACAGCTGTCACGCGGAAGGCCTCGCCGTCCTGCTCGACGTTGTCTACAATCACTTCGGTCCCGACGGCAACTACACCGGCCTCTTCGGCAACTACATCACGGACAGCCATCACACTCCCTGGGGTGGTGCCATCAACTTTGAGGGTGCAGGCAGCACCGAAGTCCGCCGCTTCTTCTGCGACAACGCCCTCATGTGGCTGCGCGACTACCACTTCGACGGCCTCCGTCTCGACGCCGTGCACAGCTACGTCGACCGCTCCGCCACGCACTTTCTCGAACAACTCGCCGACGAAGTCGACGCCCTCGCCACTCAACAGCATCGCAGCTACACACTCATCGCAGAGAGCGACCTCAACGATCCGCGCATCGTCACACCGCGCTCGCAACACGGATACGGTATCGACGCGCAATGGAGCGACGACTTCCACCACGCGCTCTTCGCCCTGCTCACCGGCGAGCGCCAGTCCTACTACGCCGACTTCGGCTCACTCGCACAGGTCGCCAAATCCCTCACCTCGGCCTTCGTCTACGACGGCCAGTACTCGCATTTCCGTCAGCAAAATCACGGCCGCCCCGTCGGCGACCTTGGCGGAGACCACTTTCTCGGCTACATCCAGAACCACGATCAAGTCGGCAACCGCGCCCATGGCGACCGCATCCATACCGTTGCTGGCGTGCAAAAAGCAAAGCTCGCCGCAGCGGCTGTTCTCACCTCGCCCTTCATCCCCATGCTCTTCCAGGGCGAAGAGTTCGCAGCCAGCTCCCCCTTTCTCTACTTCGCCGACCACGAAGACCCACAGTTGCGTAAGGCTGTCACCGAAGGCCGCAAGCGCGAGCACGCCCACGACCGCGACTGGAGCACCGTTCCCGACCCTGAAGCCCCGGAGACGTATCAAAACTCCAAACTGAACTGGAGTGAGCTTCAGCAACCCGAGCACGCACAGATGCTCCATTGGTACAGGCAGCTGATTCAAGTCCGCCAAACCCAGCCATCACTCCAAAGCGGCAGCCTGGCAGCCGTGCACACTCGTTACGACGAACATGCAAAGTGGCTCATCATCGATCGCGAAGAAATCCAGATGCTCTTCAACTTCAGCGACTCCCCTGTCACTCTCGACATCACCGCAGTAAAGCCCTTGCTGCTCTCAGACCCAAAGGTCGATATCACCGATGGAGCAATCACGCTTCCGCCACAATCGTTCGCAGCATTGCAGCAGCGCTATGCCTGA
- a CDS encoding DHA2 family efflux MFS transporter permease subunit, whose amino-acid sequence MPPTTANTITEHPASDSSKALLPWLVAVAFFMESLDTTILNTAVPSISAALHVGALSMKSVLASYTLALAVFIPISGWMADHFGTRKVFTSAIGLFTLGSLLCGLSPNIHLLVACRLLQGCGGAMMVPVGRLTLVRTFAKSELLRAMSFVSIPALVAPMLGPVAGGLIVAYFHWRVIFFLNIPIGLLGLLMVHLHLPDYREEHTDPLDIIGLILFGSGIALLSYVLEIFGEHALGTTEITLLLILSLTLLAGYWLHARRELHPLLQLTLLRIRTFRAAVSGGFFTRLGIGGVPFLLPLLYQLGLGYTPVQSGLLIMPQALGAMAIKPALTTILGRLGYRAVLISNTLVIGVLLILFATIGTHTPLWAILALAFVYGAFTSLQYTSMNTLVYADTTEAQASSASSIASTMQQMSISFGVAAAGLTTAFFLPQGNAAGAAVVHGIHKAFLALGALTVLSTIVFSGLKSTDGADVSQRKDPHVLPHGA is encoded by the coding sequence ATGCCCCCCACTACCGCCAACACCATCACCGAGCACCCCGCCTCCGACAGCAGCAAGGCGTTGCTCCCCTGGCTGGTCGCCGTCGCCTTCTTCATGGAGTCGCTCGACACCACCATCCTCAACACCGCCGTCCCCTCCATCTCCGCGGCCCTGCACGTCGGCGCTCTCAGCATGAAGTCCGTGCTCGCCAGCTACACGCTCGCGCTCGCCGTCTTCATCCCCATCAGCGGCTGGATGGCCGACCACTTCGGCACCCGCAAAGTCTTCACCTCGGCCATCGGCCTTTTCACACTCGGTTCCCTGCTCTGCGGCCTCTCGCCCAACATCCATCTGCTCGTCGCCTGCCGTCTTCTACAAGGCTGCGGTGGCGCCATGATGGTCCCCGTCGGACGCCTCACCCTGGTCCGCACCTTCGCCAAATCCGAGCTCCTCCGCGCCATGAGCTTCGTCTCCATCCCCGCTCTCGTCGCGCCCATGCTCGGCCCCGTCGCCGGCGGCCTCATCGTCGCCTACTTCCACTGGCGCGTCATCTTCTTCCTCAACATCCCCATCGGCCTGCTCGGTCTCCTGATGGTCCACCTCCATCTGCCCGACTACCGCGAAGAGCACACCGATCCGCTCGACATCATCGGCCTTATCCTCTTCGGCTCCGGCATAGCCTTGCTCTCCTACGTCCTTGAGATCTTCGGCGAACACGCCCTCGGCACAACTGAAATCACGCTGCTCCTCATCCTCTCGCTCACCCTGCTCGCCGGCTACTGGCTGCACGCGCGCCGCGAGCTCCATCCACTCCTCCAGCTCACGCTCCTGCGCATCCGCACCTTCCGCGCCGCCGTCAGCGGAGGCTTCTTCACCCGTCTCGGCATCGGCGGCGTGCCCTTCCTTCTGCCGCTGCTCTATCAGCTCGGCCTCGGCTACACCCCCGTGCAATCCGGCCTGCTCATCATGCCGCAGGCCCTCGGTGCGATGGCCATCAAGCCCGCACTCACCACAATCCTCGGCCGCCTCGGCTACCGCGCCGTACTCATCTCAAACACCTTGGTCATCGGTGTTTTGCTCATCCTCTTCGCAACCATCGGCACCCACACGCCGCTCTGGGCTATCCTCGCGCTGGCCTTCGTCTACGGTGCCTTCACCTCGCTGCAATACACCAGCATGAACACGCTCGTCTACGCCGACACCACCGAAGCGCAGGCCAGCTCTGCCAGCTCCATCGCCAGCACCATGCAGCAGATGTCCATCTCCTTCGGCGTCGCCGCCGCCGGTCTCACCACGGCGTTCTTCCTGCCGCAGGGCAACGCCGCCGGAGCCGCTGTCGTCCACGGTATCCACAAAGCGTTCCTCGCATTGGGCGCGCTCACCGTCTTGTCCACAATCGTCTTCAGCGGGCTCAAATCCACCGACGGCGCCGACGTCAGCCAGCGCAAAGACCCCCACGTCCTCCCCCACGGCGCCTAG
- a CDS encoding pitrilysin family protein, with the protein MSKRLLSVAGVCGLLLVSTTALVARASAPQEEGVTRATLSNGLRVVIIHNALAPVVTVEANLIVGGDETPAGFPGMAHAQEHMAFRGCQGMTADQTAAIYAQLGGQNNADTQQNITQYYATVPAADVDVALEAEATCLHGVDNSQAEWEKERGAIEQEVQRDLSNPTYKFINRLNEAMFAGTPYAHDPLGTRASFEATTGAMLKEFYDKWYTPANTILVVVGDVEPEATLATIKRLYGDIPSRPLPAREKIELRPVKPDTFTLDSNLPYVLGFVAYRLPGTDSPDYAASQILADVLSSQRGDLYAMVPAGKALAAEFGMAESYPKASVGFGLVALPAGAPADGAIEEMRGILTKYAQDGLPPELIEAAKRSELAQAEFERNSIPGLASAWSTALAAEGRTSPEQDIDAIRKVTVTDVNRVAKAYLLNAGTITATLKPVPTGQPVAAKGFGGAEQVTAAPTKPVELPVWAKAKLDELKVPSSVPAATDTTLANGIRLIVRTDKTSPTITLMGAVKHEGDLQTPAGREGVGELLDGLYSYGTTSLDRLAFQKALDDIAASESAGYRFSVSVLKENFSRGVQLLADNELHPALPEKAFEITKAQTVQFTAGNMKSPGYRTSRALELGLLPTGDPSLREATPETLSKVTLDDVKQYYAATMRPDLTTIVVIGDVTPEEAKSVVEKWFGDWKAEGPKPNTTLPAVPLNKASAANVADAEQVQDSVVLAEQLKINRFDPDYYPLQLGTHVLGGGFYATRLYHDLRQVAGYVYTVDVGLSASKTRATYSVDYGCDPDKVSKARALVERDLNQMRTEDVSEAELHQAKALLLRQIPLSESSEEAVAGGMLARAEIGLPLDEPLRAAKKYVGLTADEVKAAFARQISTENLVQVVRGPAPQ; encoded by the coding sequence ATGAGCAAGCGTCTGTTGTCAGTAGCGGGAGTCTGCGGGTTGTTGCTGGTAAGTACGACGGCATTGGTGGCGAGGGCTTCTGCGCCGCAAGAAGAAGGCGTGACGCGGGCTACGCTATCGAACGGGTTGCGTGTGGTGATCATTCACAATGCGCTGGCGCCGGTGGTGACTGTTGAGGCGAACCTGATCGTTGGCGGCGATGAGACACCCGCAGGGTTTCCAGGCATGGCGCATGCGCAGGAACACATGGCGTTTCGCGGCTGCCAGGGGATGACCGCTGACCAGACAGCGGCGATCTACGCGCAACTGGGTGGCCAGAACAACGCGGATACGCAGCAGAACATTACGCAGTACTATGCGACGGTGCCGGCGGCCGATGTGGATGTGGCACTGGAGGCGGAGGCGACTTGTCTGCATGGTGTGGACAACTCGCAGGCGGAGTGGGAGAAGGAGCGCGGGGCGATTGAGCAGGAGGTGCAGCGCGACCTTTCGAACCCGACGTATAAGTTCATCAACCGTCTGAATGAGGCGATGTTCGCGGGCACACCGTATGCGCATGATCCGCTGGGGACGCGTGCCTCGTTCGAGGCGACGACGGGTGCGATGCTGAAGGAGTTTTACGACAAGTGGTATACGCCGGCGAACACGATCCTTGTGGTGGTGGGCGATGTGGAGCCAGAGGCTACGCTGGCGACGATTAAGAGATTGTATGGAGATATCCCGAGCCGTCCGTTGCCTGCACGCGAGAAGATTGAGCTGCGGCCTGTGAAGCCGGACACGTTTACGCTCGATAGCAATCTGCCGTATGTGCTTGGGTTTGTCGCGTATCGGCTGCCAGGGACAGACTCGCCGGATTATGCGGCCAGCCAGATTCTGGCGGATGTGTTGAGCAGTCAGCGTGGTGATCTGTATGCAATGGTGCCGGCAGGCAAGGCGCTTGCAGCAGAGTTTGGAATGGCAGAGAGCTATCCGAAGGCAAGTGTGGGCTTTGGGCTGGTGGCGCTACCAGCGGGCGCGCCTGCGGACGGTGCGATTGAGGAGATGCGGGGCATCCTGACGAAGTATGCACAGGATGGGTTGCCGCCGGAGTTGATTGAGGCTGCGAAGCGCAGTGAACTGGCGCAGGCCGAGTTTGAGCGGAACTCGATTCCGGGGCTGGCGAGCGCGTGGTCGACGGCGTTGGCTGCTGAGGGACGGACTTCGCCGGAGCAGGATATTGATGCGATCCGGAAGGTGACTGTTACCGATGTGAACCGCGTGGCAAAGGCGTATCTGCTGAACGCCGGTACGATTACGGCGACGCTGAAGCCGGTGCCGACCGGGCAGCCGGTGGCTGCGAAGGGCTTTGGTGGTGCGGAGCAGGTGACTGCGGCGCCGACTAAGCCAGTTGAGTTGCCGGTGTGGGCCAAGGCGAAGCTGGATGAGTTGAAGGTGCCGTCGAGTGTGCCCGCGGCGACGGACACCACGCTCGCGAATGGTATCCGGCTGATTGTGCGCACGGACAAGACCAGCCCGACGATCACGTTGATGGGCGCGGTGAAGCATGAGGGCGATCTGCAGACTCCGGCGGGACGAGAGGGTGTGGGAGAGCTGCTGGATGGGCTGTACTCCTATGGCACGACGAGCCTGGACCGGTTGGCGTTTCAGAAGGCGCTGGATGATATTGCTGCGAGCGAGAGTGCGGGATACCGGTTCTCGGTGAGTGTGTTGAAGGAGAACTTCTCACGCGGTGTGCAGTTGCTGGCGGACAATGAGCTGCATCCTGCGCTGCCGGAGAAGGCGTTTGAGATTACGAAGGCGCAGACCGTGCAATTTACCGCTGGCAATATGAAGAGCCCAGGGTATCGGACGTCGAGGGCGCTGGAACTGGGGCTGCTGCCGACGGGCGATCCTTCGCTGCGCGAGGCGACACCGGAGACGTTGAGCAAGGTAACGCTCGATGACGTGAAGCAGTATTACGCGGCGACCATGCGGCCGGACCTGACGACAATTGTGGTGATCGGCGATGTGACGCCCGAGGAGGCGAAGAGTGTCGTCGAGAAGTGGTTCGGAGACTGGAAGGCCGAGGGGCCGAAGCCGAATACTACGCTGCCGGCGGTGCCGTTGAACAAGGCTTCAGCCGCGAACGTTGCCGATGCAGAGCAGGTGCAGGATTCTGTGGTGCTGGCTGAACAGTTGAAGATCAACCGGTTCGATCCGGACTACTATCCGCTGCAGCTGGGTACGCATGTGCTGGGTGGCGGGTTCTATGCGACGCGGCTGTATCACGATCTGCGGCAGGTTGCGGGGTATGTGTATACGGTCGATGTCGGGTTGTCGGCTTCGAAGACGCGGGCGACGTACTCGGTGGACTATGGGTGCGATCCGGACAAGGTGTCGAAGGCGCGGGCGCTGGTGGAGCGCGATCTGAACCAGATGCGGACGGAGGATGTCTCCGAGGCTGAGCTGCACCAGGCGAAGGCGCTGTTGCTGCGGCAGATTCCGCTGAGCGAGTCGAGCGAGGAGGCCGTTGCGGGCGGAATGCTGGCGCGGGCGGAGATTGGGTTGCCGCTCGATGAACCGCTGCGGGCTGCTAAAAAATACGTTGGGCTGACGGCGGACGAGGTGAAGGCGGCTTTCGCCCGGCAGATCAGCACGGAGAACCTGGTGCAGGTGGTGCGAGGGCCGGCGCCGCAGTAG
- a CDS encoding PLP-dependent aspartate aminotransferase family protein, whose amino-acid sequence MKFATKLVHFDAAPKDPYHPKVTPIYQTATFEQESADSLGEYDYSRSGNPTRTVLEEQMAALEGGAHGFCFASGMAAITCVTRLLSTGDEIVSDYDLYGGTARLFAKVLPRAGVTIRYVDASDVSAVAGAITAKTKMIYIESPTNPFLRVVDIAAIGAVAKQCGVLFAIDNSVMSPYLQNPLELGANMVIHSATKFLCGHSDVTGGVVVLKDDALAQRVHFLQNAEGTALAPFDSYLLLRGLKTLKLRMDAQQRSAQTIAEFLASHARVREVYYPGLASHRDHAVHMRQARGGGSVLSFTAGSAEVAKAIAERLELFSISLSFGSVQSSISVPVKMSHASVTEEMTSVRKPPADMLRLSIGIEDVDDLIADLRACLDSV is encoded by the coding sequence TTGAAGTTTGCGACGAAGCTGGTTCATTTCGATGCGGCGCCCAAGGACCCCTACCATCCGAAGGTGACGCCGATCTATCAGACGGCGACGTTTGAGCAGGAGAGCGCAGATAGCCTGGGTGAATACGACTACTCGCGCAGCGGGAACCCGACGCGGACGGTGCTGGAAGAGCAGATGGCGGCTTTGGAGGGCGGCGCGCATGGGTTCTGCTTCGCGAGTGGCATGGCGGCGATCACGTGCGTGACGCGGCTGCTGAGTACAGGAGATGAGATTGTCTCCGACTATGACCTGTATGGTGGTACGGCACGGCTGTTCGCGAAGGTGTTGCCGCGTGCGGGGGTGACGATACGGTATGTCGATGCTTCGGATGTGAGCGCGGTTGCGGGGGCGATTACGGCGAAGACGAAGATGATCTATATCGAGTCACCAACGAATCCGTTTTTGCGAGTGGTGGATATTGCCGCGATTGGGGCTGTTGCGAAGCAGTGTGGCGTGTTGTTTGCGATTGACAACAGCGTGATGTCGCCCTACCTGCAGAATCCGCTGGAACTGGGTGCGAATATGGTGATCCACTCGGCGACAAAGTTTTTGTGTGGGCATAGTGATGTGACGGGTGGCGTTGTGGTTTTGAAGGATGATGCGCTGGCACAACGGGTGCACTTTCTGCAGAACGCGGAAGGAACGGCGCTGGCGCCGTTCGATAGCTATCTCCTGTTGCGTGGGCTGAAGACGCTGAAGCTGAGGATGGACGCGCAGCAACGCAGTGCGCAGACGATTGCCGAGTTTCTTGCGAGCCATGCCAGGGTGCGTGAGGTCTACTACCCGGGTTTGGCTTCGCACAGGGACCACGCGGTGCATATGCGGCAGGCGCGTGGCGGGGGCTCAGTGTTGAGCTTTACGGCTGGCTCTGCGGAGGTCGCGAAGGCGATTGCGGAACGTTTAGAGTTGTTCAGCATTTCGCTGAGCTTTGGCAGTGTGCAGTCGTCGATCAGCGTTCCGGTGAAGATGTCGCATGCGAGTGTGACGGAGGAGATGACGAGCGTGAGGAAGCCGCCTGCGGACATGCTGCGCCTCTCGATCGGGATTGAGGATGTGGATGATCTGATTGCGGATTTGAGAGCGTGTCTCGATTCGGTGTAG